The genomic region CGGCGCCAACACTGCAATTTTCAGCGCCGTTAACGCGCTGTTTCTTCGCGGCCTTCCGGTGCAGGACCCCGGCCACCTGGTGTCTCTCGGATTCACTCACAAGAAGGACGTAGGTCTAACCCTTTTCTCCTACCCCGATTTCCACGATGTTCAATTGCAGACGGGGCAGTGGGCTGATCTCTTTGCCTACCGCTGGGGGTTTGACGGACTCAGTGACGGCGGGCGCGCGGAGCAGGTTTTAGCCAACTACGTAACCGGCGACTATTTCAACGCGCTGGGAATAAGGCCGGCGATCGGACGTCTGATCCTGCCCTCGGAAGGCCGAGTCCCAGGCTCCGATCCGGTCATCGTGCTGGGGTATTCCTATTGGATGCGCCGGTTCGGGGGCGATCCTTCGATTGTCGGCAGGCAGGTTCGAGTGGATGGACATCCAGTCACGGTTGTAGGAGTCGCGCAGAAGGGCTTCCAGGGACTGCTCAGCGAAGTGGATGTGCAGGCCTACCTGCCCGCGAATATGACGGACACCGAGGGCTTCACCGGTATGCTGACGGACCGCGACGCCCGCGCATTTTTCGTCCTCGGCCGGCTTAGGCCGGGTGTCAGCCTCGATCAGGCCCGGGGGCCAATGCATGCCGTTGCGACGCGCCTTTCCGGGCAATATCCGGATACGGATCTGGGGGCGGACATCTGGGTCCTGCCCCAGCGCGAAGCCGCCGTCAATCCGCTGGCGCGGCCCGGCGATTACCAGCACCAGTTAATCGCGGTGGGACTTTTTCTCGGGCTGGCAATCCTGGTGTTGCTCCTCGCCTCCTTCAACGTGGCGAACCTTCTGCTGGTGCGGGCCACAACCCGCGCGCATGAGATGGCGGTTCGCGCCGCGCTCGGAGCGTCACCGCGCCGGCTGCTGCGCCAGGTGCTTACGGAAAGCGCTCTACTGGCTTTTTTCGGGTGCGGGGCCGGAATCCTGGTGGGCTCCTGGGGCACAACTCTTTTAAGCTCGATTCATTTCACCCTGGCGTTGCCTGTCCATTTGCAGTTTGGAGTTGACTGGAGGGTTTTCGCCTATGCTGTAGGTGTCGCAATGCTGGCGGGAATGGTGGTGGGCCTGGCGCCCGCGTTTCAGGCCGCGCGCTCCAACCCCGGCGATACGCTGCACGAAGGCGGGCGTACGATCGCCGCCGGCCGCCATCGCCTCCGGGGCCTGCTGGTTGCGGCGCAGGTTGGCGGATCGGTTATTCTGCTGGTGGTGGCGGGACTTTTCACGCGCAGCCTTCAAGCGGCCCAGCAGATGGACCTCGGATTCAACCCCTCTCACGTCCTCAACCTGACCATGGACCCGCACCAGGCGGGTTACAGCCAGGAACAGGGGCTGGTGTTCTACAAGAACCTTCTGACGCGCGTGCGCGCTCTGCCCGGCGTTCAGTCTGCCAGCCTCGCATTCCAGTTTCCAACCAGCCAATTCATGGACTACAGCGCCGTCTATGTGGAAGGCCACGCGCCTTCGCCGGGAGAGGCGGCGCCGACGATTTCTGAAAATCACATTTCTCCCGGCTACTTCAAGACCATGGGAATCCCCCTGCTCAGCGGCCGGGAATTTCGTGACACGGACGACGATAAAGCGCCGAACGTCGCCATCATCAGCCAGACCATGGCGCGCCAGTTGTGGCCCAACCAGGACGCGCTGGGAAGAAAGTTTCACATGTCCAGCCAGTCGGGACCTCTGACAAAAGTCATCGGAATTGCGCGCGACTGTAAATATCAAAATCTGCTTGCCAGCGCAGAACCCTACTTCTACGTGCCTCTGGGCCAGAAATATCTTTCGATTGAAACGTTGCAGGTCAGGACCGAGGCCGCTCCGGAATCGATGATCGACGAGGTGGAAGAGCAGATTCACGCGCTGGCGCCGGGTTTGCCGGTAACCCAGGCGCAGACCATGGAGCAGGCGCTTAACAGCGGCTTTGGCGGATTCTACACGTTTCATCTGGCAGTCTGGCTGGCGGGCGCTCTGGGATTATTGGGTTTGCTCCTCGCCGTCATCGGCATCTATGGAGTGATTTCCTACAGCACACGGCAGCGGACGCGTGAGATTGGCATCCGGATGGCGCTTGGCGCGCAGCCCGGCGTCATTTCCCGGGTCGTGCTCAGCCAGGGGTTCGTGATGATCGGCGCTGGCGGTTTGATTGGAATTATCGGCTCGCTCGCTGCGACGCGCGTAATGGCGGGCTTTCTCTACGGTGTCAGGTCCTACGACCCGCTCACTTATCTGGGCGTGGTCTTTCTGATTGCAGTGGTCACCATGATCGCCTGTTACATTCCCGCGCGGAGAGCGGCAAAGGTCGATCCCATGGTGGCCCTTCGCTACGAGTAGCGAAGGGTTTATCCCGCCATGGGTGATTTGCGAGCTAGCGATTGAAAGAGAATTATGAATTATAAATTATGAAGTATGAAATGAAGGGCCGACGTTGGTCGCTCAGACTGCCGTTTTTGCAGTCTGCGGCCTTTGCTTGGGCTAGCGGTGGGAAGAAAACTACGAAGTACAAATTACGAATTACCGGTGCGGAAGTTGCGCGCGTGTCAGTTTCTTCCTTTCATCCTTCATAATTCAGAATTCATAATTTCCGCCCGGCGCTGGTAATTGGTAATTTGTAACTCGTAATTCGTAATTTCAGAAGGGCGAAGCATGAGCACGCTAATCCAGGATTTAAAGTACGGCCTGCGTCAACTGGGAAATAACCCTGGCTACACGGCTGTTGCCATTCTCACCCTTGCCCTTGGCATCGGCGCCAACACGGCCATCTTCACGCTGGTGGACGCGATCATGCTCAAGAGCCTGCCGGTTGCCAATCCCGGGGAGCTCTACCGTGTGGGTACCAGCAACAACTGCTGTGTGCAGGGAGGAATGCAGAATAACTGGGATCTTTACTCCAACGACCTGTACACGCAGCTCCGCGATCATACGCCGGAGTTCAGCCAGATGGCCGCTTTCAAGGCCTCATTGTCGAACCTCAGCGTGCGGCGCCGCGGCGCCTCCGGCGCGGCCGAACCCTACCAGGGCGAACTTGTCTCGGGAAATTATTTCTCGATGTTTGGGCTCAGAGCCTACGCCGGGCGCGCCATTACGCCCGCTGACGACCAGCCGAACGCGCCGCCCGTGGCCGTGATGGACTACCGCACCTGGCAGACGCACTTTGGCTCCGACACTTCGGTGGTCGGCTCGATATTCGTCGTCAATATGGTTCCCTACACCGTGGTGGGGATTGCGCCGCCCGGCTTCTTTGGAGACACGCTGCGTTCTGACCCGCCCGATTTCTGGTTGCCGCTGGCCACGGAGCCGGTCCTGAACGGGCCGAATTCCATCCTGAAAAATCCCGGACTCCATTGGCTCCACGTTATCGGCCGCATGAAGCCGGGCGTCCGGCCGGCGGCGGTGCAAAGCGAAGTCACCACCGAGCTGCAGCGATGGCTTGCCGCACAACCGGACCTCACAGCCTACGAGCGCACTCAACTCAGCAAGCAACATATCGTTATCGGGCCCGGCGGAGAAGGCGTTGCCAGCATGCAGGACCAGGCACACGACGGACTTCGTCTGCTGATGATCATCGCGGGCCTCGTGCTGCTGATTGCCTGTGCCAACATCGCCAACCTGCTTCTGGCCCGCGGCGCCTCGAAGCGGTTTGAGACCGCAGTGCGTGTGGCGCTAGGCGCTCCGCGGCGGCGTCTGGTCCGCCAGATCCTTACTGAAAGCGTGCTGCTGGCCGTTATGGGCGGTGTTGCGGGGTTGTTGGTGGCATACCTCGGCACGCACACTCTGCTGCTGATTGCTTTTCGCGGCGCGCATTATGTCCCCATCAACCCCACGCCCTCGCTCGTCGTGCTGGGGTTCGCCTTTCTGCTTTCGCTGATCACAGGGGTGGTTTTTGGCGCGGCGCCGGCCTGGATCACGACGCATTCCGATCCTGCGGAGGCGTTACGCGGCGCCGGCCGCTCCACTCGCGACCGCTCGTCGCTGCCGCGAAAATCTCTGGTGGTCATCCAGGTGGCGCTCTCCGTCGTGCTGCTGATTGGCGCGGGCCTGCTCACCAAGAGCCTGCGCAACCTTGAAAATCAGAGCTTCGGTTTCGAACCTCAGGGCCGCCTCATCGTGAGAGTCGACCCGGTTCTTGCCGGCTATAAACCCGATCAACTCCACGGGCTCTACCAGCAGCTCGAGAACCAACTTTCCGAGATTCCCGGCGTAAGGTCCATCAGCTATTCGATTTACAGTCCGATGCGAGGCGACAATTGGGGCTTCAGCTTTCACATCCTGGGGCGTCCGCCGGAAGAGCGGGATGGCGCTTCTTTTGACTGCGTTGGCCCGCACTATTTTGAGACCATCGGCACGCGCCTGGTTCGCGGCCGTTTGATCGGCGAGCAGGACACTGCGGCATCGCCCAGGGTTGCCGTCGTCAATCAGGCCTTCGCCAGGAAGTTCTTCCCCAAGCAGGACCCGATCGGGCAGCACTTTGGGATGGGCGGTCCGAGCCACGCCGGGGACATGGAAATCGTTGGCATCGTGGAGGACGCTAAATATCAGAGCGCGCACGAGCCACCCTACCCGACGTACTTCATGCCCTTCTTTCAAATGACAAACGATCCCAAACTGGAGTTCCTCAGGGTTGGGACTGCCTACATTGGCGATATCGAGCTGCACGTCGCCGGCCAGCCGGAGAACCTGGAGAAAGCCATCCGCCGGACGCTGGCAAACATCAATCCCAACCTGACAATCCTCGACATGATGAGCCTCAGCCGGCAGCTCGAGCTCAATTTCAATCAGGAAAACCTGATTGTCTGGCTCACCGAGCTTTTCGGGCTGTTGGCGCTGGTCCTCGCCTGCGTTGGACTTTATGGAGTCACCTCGTATTCGGTGGCGCGCCGAACCAGCGAAATTGGCCTTCGCATGGCCCTTGGGGCGGACCGTGGGAACGTCCTCCGGCTGGTGCTAAGCGGCGCGATGCTCCAGCTCGCACTCGGCCTTGCGGTCGGCATCCCGCTGGCGCTGGCGGGTGGGCGGCTGGTTTCAACCATGTTGTACGGGGTGAAGAGCTATGACGTCTGGATTCTGCTGGTGGCTGCTGTCGTCCTTGCCGCTTGTGCGTTCGTCGCGGCGTACCTTCCCGCGCGGCGGGCGGCCAATGTCGATCCATTGGTGGCGCTGAGATACGAGTAGCGGCGCGTTTATCGCGCCATGGCTGATTTGTGATTTGCGAGCTAGCGATTGAAAAGGAATTATGAATTATAAATTATGAAGTATGAAATAAGGCAACTGGGTGGCTGGCTGCGGAAGAAGGTGGGCGCATCGGTGTCTTCTCTGTCATCCTTCATAGTTCAGAATTCACAATTCATAATTTCCGCCCGGCGCCCGGAATTCGTAACTCGTAATTCGTAATTTGTAATTTTGTCGCCCTGTTTTTGAGACTTTTCAACTTTGAACGCGCGAGCCTGGCGGCGCGCAGGAGGGAATGATGGAAGAAAATGGAATGAGTCTGATCAAGCTGGAAGGGGTGAACAAAGTTTTCCTGACGGAGGAGCTGGAAACGCACGCGCTTTCCGGCGTGCATCTGGATATTCACAAAGGGGAATATGTGTCGATTGCGGGCCCGTCGGGCTGCGGCAAGTCAACTCTGTTGTCGCTGATCGGCCTGCTCGACACTCCCACGGATGGCAAATACTGGCTGAACGGCAAGCCGGTGGAAGAACTCGGCCTGGGCGAACGATCGCGCATCCGCAATCGCGAAGTGGGCTTCATCTTCCAGAGTTTCAACCTGATCGGCGATCTCAACGTGTTTGAAAATGTTGAGCTGCCGCTCACTTATCGCGGCATGCCGTCAGCGGAGCGCAAGCAGCGGGTGCAGGAGGCGCTCGAGCGCGTGGGCATGGCCCACCGGATGAAGCATTATCCCTCCCAACTCTCGGGCGGCCAGCAGCAGCGCGTTGCGGTGGCGAGGGCCCTGGTGGGCGATCCGGCGGTCCTGCTGGCTGACGAGCCGACAGGCAACCTGGATTCGAAAAACGGCGAGGCGGTGATGGACCTGCTGAGCGATCTGCATCGGGCCGGATCGACCATCGTGATGGTGACGCACGATCCGCGATTCGCGCGCCACGCCGGGCGGACAATACATCTGTTTGACGGCCGCATCGTTGATGAAGCCACGGCCGCCGATCTGGCGCTCAACGAAGGGCCACTGTTGGCCTGACCTAATCAGATTAGCGGAGCGAAGTACATAATGATTCAACTCATCAATGTCGAAAAGTCTTTCCCTGTCGGCCCCAGCCGCTACTACGTGCTGCGCCGCATCAATCTGGAGATCCGGCAGGGCGAGTTCCTCACCATCATGGGGCCTTCGGGAGCCGGCAAATCAACGCTGCTCAGCATTCTCGGCATGCTCGACGGCGACTGGACAGGCGAGTACTACCTGCTGGACCAACCCATCCACCGGATGAAAGTTAAGCAGCGCGCCGAAGTGAACAAAAAATACGTCGGCTTTGTTTTCCAGCAGTACCACCTGCTCGACGGCTTGACCGTGGCTGAGAACCTGGATATCCCGCTTTCCTACCGCAATATCAAAAAATCCGAGAGGCAAGCCATGGTTGCGGACACGCTCGACCGTTTCCACATCGTCGGCAAAAAAGATCTTTATCCAACCCAACTCTCAGGCGGACAGCAGCAGCTCGTCGCCGTAGCGCGGGCCGTCATTGCCAGTCCCAAATTGGTCCTTGCTGATGAGCCTACCGGAAACCTTCACTCGAGCCAGGGGAAGGAGATCATGGACCTTTTTAAGAAGCTGAACGACGAGGGCGCCACCATCGTCCAGGTGACCCACAACGAGGCGTGGGCGGCCTACGGCGGCCGCATCATCAATCTTCAGGACGGGTGGATTGGCACCGACTGACTCATTGGCTGATTGAGTGATTGAGCAATTGGCGATTGAACCCGGTTATGAATTCTGAATTATGAAGGATGAAATGAAGGGCCGATGTTGGTAGTGCAGACTGCCGTTTTTTGCAGTCTGCGGCCTCTGCACTTGGGCCAGCAGTGGAAAGAAGAAAATACGAATTACGAGTTACGGTTGCCGAGTCGGCGCGCGTGATGCGGCGCGGTCCCCGGCTTAGCACCCACAACTCACAACGCAGAACTGGTAATGGGTAATTTGTAATTTGAGAAGGTCGAACTATGAGCACGCTAATCCAGGACTTAAAGTACGGCCTGCGCCAACTGGGACGAAATCCCGGCTTCACCGCCGTGGCCGTGTTGACACTGGCCCTGGGTATCGGGGCGAACACGGCGATTTTTTCGGTGATCAACGCTTTATTTCTTCATCCGCCGGGTCTGCCGAACCCGGAACGGGTCGTTGCGGTGCGGGCAAAGTACGACAAGCTGGGCCTGAAAAGCATCGTTATCTCCGCGCCCGATTTCGCCGGAATCCGCGACAGCAAAAAGATCTTTGCCGCCGCTGCCATCGACAACATTTCAGATTTCAACTATACGGCGGGCGACTGGCCCCAGCGCCTCCAGGGAGCCATGGTCTCATGGCAGTGGTTTGACGTTTTCGGCGCAAGGCCCATGCTGGGACGGACTTTCACTCCGGCGGAGGACCAGCCCAACGCAAACCATGAGGTGGTGCTCGCTTATGGAGCGTGGCAGCGATGGTTTGGCGGAGACCGGGGAATCATCGGCCGGACCATTCAGTTGAACCAACAGCCATACAAGATCATTGGCGTGATGGGCCCGGAATTCCGCTGGCCTGATTCGGCGGATTTGTGGACGCCGATTGGGCTCGCTCCTGACGCCTTCAGTCCGAACAACACATTTAATGAAAGCTATTTTACCGTGGCGCGCTTGCAGCCGAATATAACCTTTGCGCAAGCAAGCGCCTATGTTGGCGTACTGGTCAAGCGCGTCGTGGATGATCCCCGTTCGAGCTATGCAAAAGACTCCGGCTGGGGCGTGTTTATTTTGCCGGTGGTGGACTTCATTTACGGCGATCTTCGGACGCCCGTGTTGATCCTGGCGGGCGCGGTGGGGCTTGTGCTCCTGATCGTGTGTGCGAACATTGCCGGCCTGCTGCTGGCCAAAGCAACAGGACGCGGGCGGGAGCTTGCTGTCCGCGCGGCCCTTGGGGCCTCGCGAAGGCGTCTGGTTCGCCAGGCGCTCGCGGAAAGCGCGCTGCTTTCACTGGCGGGAATACTGGCGGGCCTGCTTGTTGCCGGTCTTGGCGTCAGCGCCCTGCTGCTGATTGCCCCCAAGGAACTCGTCGCGGCGGGCAGCTTCCCATTGGACTGGCACGTCCTGATATTCACCGTCGGGCTGGGCGCCGTTGCCGTTTTCTTGTTCGGATTGATGCCCGCCTGGCAGATGTCCAGGGTTGAACCCTACCGGGCGTTGCGAGGGTCTGAGAGAACGACGGCCGGGGGACGCCAGCGCCATCGACTCCGGTCGTTCCTGGTGATTGGAGAGCTGGCGATGGGTCTGGTCCTGCTTGCCGGGACGGGCCTGCTGCTTCAGAGCCTGAAACAAATCCTTACGGTGAATCCCGGCTTCCAGCCGCACGGCGTATTGACTGCCGGGCTTTCACTTCCGGAGAAGCAATACGGCACTAAAGAGAAGCAGTTCGCCTTTTTCCGCAGCGTAATGGACAGCCTTTCACACGCGCCGGGCGTCACGGCAGTAGGCGCGGGCTATCCGGTGCCCTTTACGGGAGGCAATGCATCCGCCTCATTTCAGATTGACGGGCGACCCACCGGCCCGGGCGATCCCGGACCGCATGGCAACATCCGCTTTGTCACAGGCGGATACTTCGCCGCGCTTGGAATCCCCCTGCTCCAGGGCCGTCTTTTCAGTGAAAACGATCGCCTTGGGTCCGAGTCTGTTGCAATCATTGATAAGAATCTGGCGCGAGAATACTGGCCGAACCAGAATCCCATCGGGCAAAAAATCCGGAATGGGCGGCGTGACTCCTGGGCTACGATTGTTGGCATCGTCGGCCACATTCGCTTCACGCAGCTTGCGGGAGAGGAGTCGGGCTCAAACATATCCGAGAGTGCCGGAAAGGGCGTTTACTACTATCCGCTGTTCCAGAAAGAGGCGCCGTACGGATATTTCGTCGTGAAGTCCAGCGGCGGAGCAGCGGCCCAGGCTGATCTGGTCCGTCGCGCCGTCCGGAGCGTGGATGCAAACCAGCCCGTCTCCGACGTAAAAACCATGGACGAGCGGATTGCCTCCTCATTGGCGCCGCAACGCTTCGCCGCCACCTTGCTGGCAGTGTTTGCCGCGCTGGCCGTTCTGCTGGCGGCGATTGGACTTTACGGCCTGATGAGCCACAACGTGGCGCAGAGGACCAGCGAAATCGGCATTCGCATGGCGCTGGGAGCGACCCGCGGCGGAGTGCTCTCCATCTTCGTTAAAGAGGGACTCCGTCTTGCTCTGGCTGGGGTTGCCCTCGGCATAGCCGGAGCGTTTGTGCTGGCTCGGTTTCTCTCGAGCCTGCTCTACGGCGTCACGCCCACCGACCCGCTCACCTTCATCGCCGTTTCACTCATCCTGATTGCCGTGGCCCTCGCGGCGTGCTGCATCCCCGCGCGCCGCGCCGCCAGAGTCGATCCCATGGTGGCGCTGAGATACGAGTAGAGCAGTGGTCAGTGGTCAGGGGTTAGTGATTAGTGAAGACCAATCACTATGCACTAACCACTAATCACTATTTGCCAGGAGGCAAATCATGGGTACGCTAATCCAGGATTTAAAGTACGGCCTGCGTCAACTGGGAAGAAGCCCCGGCTTCACCGCTGTTGCCGTGCTGACGCTGGCGCTTGGCATCGGCGCCAATACAGCCGTTTTCAGCGTGATGAATGCTGTTCTTCTTCGGTACCTGCCGGTTTCCGATCCTCAGCAGCTTGTCTATCTGCACACGGATTCATTTCCATCCGGCGGCTCTGAGACAGGCAATCCCCCAAACACGTTTAACATGCCGAGTTTTGAGCAATTCCGCAACGAGCATCGAGTGTTTCAAAGCCTGGCGGCCTTTGTCCCACTGGCCGTCGGGAAAGTTTCCGTTCGTTCGGGCCAGGAGCCTGAGGCGGCCAGCGTGGACATGGTGAGTGGGAACTTTTTCTCCGGTCTGGGCATCCGGCTGGCACGCGGCCGGGCCTTTACGCCGGAAGATGAAACCGCCCACACCCAGGCAGCCGTGCTCAGCTACGATTACTGGACGCGGCAGTTTGCCCGCGATCCTTCCGCGATTGGCCAGACTATTTACATCAAGTCGGTGCCGTTCACCATCATCGGCATTGCGTCGCACGATTTCACCGGAGTGGAACCGGATGAAACACCCACCGACGTTTGGATTCCTTTCCAATCCCGGCCTGACCTGAAACCCTGGGCGCGCTCCCCCCAGGAGAAGGACGGGTTGTATAGTCCGCCCAACTGGTGGTTTCTGATGATGATCGGTCGGCTGCAACCGGGAATGACGTGGCAACACGCTATCGCCCAGCTTCAGCCCGCGTACAGCCGAACTGCATATGAAGGTATCGGCGAACGCAA from Terriglobia bacterium harbors:
- a CDS encoding ABC transporter permease codes for the protein MSTLIQDLKYGLRQLGRNPGFTAVAVLTLALGIGANTAIFSVINALFLHPPGLPNPERVVAVRAKYDKLGLKSIVISAPDFAGIRDSKKIFAAAAIDNISDFNYTAGDWPQRLQGAMVSWQWFDVFGARPMLGRTFTPAEDQPNANHEVVLAYGAWQRWFGGDRGIIGRTIQLNQQPYKIIGVMGPEFRWPDSADLWTPIGLAPDAFSPNNTFNESYFTVARLQPNITFAQASAYVGVLVKRVVDDPRSSYAKDSGWGVFILPVVDFIYGDLRTPVLILAGAVGLVLLIVCANIAGLLLAKATGRGRELAVRAALGASRRRLVRQALAESALLSLAGILAGLLVAGLGVSALLLIAPKELVAAGSFPLDWHVLIFTVGLGAVAVFLFGLMPAWQMSRVEPYRALRGSERTTAGGRQRHRLRSFLVIGELAMGLVLLAGTGLLLQSLKQILTVNPGFQPHGVLTAGLSLPEKQYGTKEKQFAFFRSVMDSLSHAPGVTAVGAGYPVPFTGGNASASFQIDGRPTGPGDPGPHGNIRFVTGGYFAALGIPLLQGRLFSENDRLGSESVAIIDKNLAREYWPNQNPIGQKIRNGRRDSWATIVGIVGHIRFTQLAGEESGSNISESAGKGVYYYPLFQKEAPYGYFVVKSSGGAAAQADLVRRAVRSVDANQPVSDVKTMDERIASSLAPQRFAATLLAVFAALAVLLAAIGLYGLMSHNVAQRTSEIGIRMALGATRGGVLSIFVKEGLRLALAGVALGIAGAFVLARFLSSLLYGVTPTDPLTFIAVSLILIAVALAACCIPARRAARVDPMVALRYE
- a CDS encoding ABC transporter permease; the encoded protein is MSTLIQDLKYGLRQLGNNPGYTAVAILTLALGIGANTAIFTLVDAIMLKSLPVANPGELYRVGTSNNCCVQGGMQNNWDLYSNDLYTQLRDHTPEFSQMAAFKASLSNLSVRRRGASGAAEPYQGELVSGNYFSMFGLRAYAGRAITPADDQPNAPPVAVMDYRTWQTHFGSDTSVVGSIFVVNMVPYTVVGIAPPGFFGDTLRSDPPDFWLPLATEPVLNGPNSILKNPGLHWLHVIGRMKPGVRPAAVQSEVTTELQRWLAAQPDLTAYERTQLSKQHIVIGPGGEGVASMQDQAHDGLRLLMIIAGLVLLIACANIANLLLARGASKRFETAVRVALGAPRRRLVRQILTESVLLAVMGGVAGLLVAYLGTHTLLLIAFRGAHYVPINPTPSLVVLGFAFLLSLITGVVFGAAPAWITTHSDPAEALRGAGRSTRDRSSLPRKSLVVIQVALSVVLLIGAGLLTKSLRNLENQSFGFEPQGRLIVRVDPVLAGYKPDQLHGLYQQLENQLSEIPGVRSISYSIYSPMRGDNWGFSFHILGRPPEERDGASFDCVGPHYFETIGTRLVRGRLIGEQDTAASPRVAVVNQAFARKFFPKQDPIGQHFGMGGPSHAGDMEIVGIVEDAKYQSAHEPPYPTYFMPFFQMTNDPKLEFLRVGTAYIGDIELHVAGQPENLEKAIRRTLANINPNLTILDMMSLSRQLELNFNQENLIVWLTELFGLLALVLACVGLYGVTSYSVARRTSEIGLRMALGADRGNVLRLVLSGAMLQLALGLAVGIPLALAGGRLVSTMLYGVKSYDVWILLVAAVVLAACAFVAAYLPARRAANVDPLVALRYE
- a CDS encoding ABC transporter ATP-binding protein, whose amino-acid sequence is MIQLINVEKSFPVGPSRYYVLRRINLEIRQGEFLTIMGPSGAGKSTLLSILGMLDGDWTGEYYLLDQPIHRMKVKQRAEVNKKYVGFVFQQYHLLDGLTVAENLDIPLSYRNIKKSERQAMVADTLDRFHIVGKKDLYPTQLSGGQQQLVAVARAVIASPKLVLADEPTGNLHSSQGKEIMDLFKKLNDEGATIVQVTHNEAWAAYGGRIINLQDGWIGTD
- a CDS encoding ABC transporter permease; protein product: MRTLLQDLKYGLRQLARNPGFTAIAVLTLALGIGANTAIFSAVNALFLRGLPVQDPGHLVSLGFTHKKDVGLTLFSYPDFHDVQLQTGQWADLFAYRWGFDGLSDGGRAEQVLANYVTGDYFNALGIRPAIGRLILPSEGRVPGSDPVIVLGYSYWMRRFGGDPSIVGRQVRVDGHPVTVVGVAQKGFQGLLSEVDVQAYLPANMTDTEGFTGMLTDRDARAFFVLGRLRPGVSLDQARGPMHAVATRLSGQYPDTDLGADIWVLPQREAAVNPLARPGDYQHQLIAVGLFLGLAILVLLLASFNVANLLLVRATTRAHEMAVRAALGASPRRLLRQVLTESALLAFFGCGAGILVGSWGTTLLSSIHFTLALPVHLQFGVDWRVFAYAVGVAMLAGMVVGLAPAFQAARSNPGDTLHEGGRTIAAGRHRLRGLLVAAQVGGSVILLVVAGLFTRSLQAAQQMDLGFNPSHVLNLTMDPHQAGYSQEQGLVFYKNLLTRVRALPGVQSASLAFQFPTSQFMDYSAVYVEGHAPSPGEAAPTISENHISPGYFKTMGIPLLSGREFRDTDDDKAPNVAIISQTMARQLWPNQDALGRKFHMSSQSGPLTKVIGIARDCKYQNLLASAEPYFYVPLGQKYLSIETLQVRTEAAPESMIDEVEEQIHALAPGLPVTQAQTMEQALNSGFGGFYTFHLAVWLAGALGLLGLLLAVIGIYGVISYSTRQRTREIGIRMALGAQPGVISRVVLSQGFVMIGAGGLIGIIGSLAATRVMAGFLYGVRSYDPLTYLGVVFLIAVVTMIACYIPARRAAKVDPMVALRYE
- a CDS encoding ABC transporter ATP-binding protein, translating into MEENGMSLIKLEGVNKVFLTEELETHALSGVHLDIHKGEYVSIAGPSGCGKSTLLSLIGLLDTPTDGKYWLNGKPVEELGLGERSRIRNREVGFIFQSFNLIGDLNVFENVELPLTYRGMPSAERKQRVQEALERVGMAHRMKHYPSQLSGGQQQRVAVARALVGDPAVLLADEPTGNLDSKNGEAVMDLLSDLHRAGSTIVMVTHDPRFARHAGRTIHLFDGRIVDEATAADLALNEGPLLA